The Corynebacterium sphenisci DSM 44792 genome includes the window CACGATCCGGTCGAAGCGCCGGCCGGCGACGGGGTCGAACCAGCCGCCGGCGAGCACCTCCGCATCGGCCCGCCCGTTGGCGGCCATGGTGGCCCGGGCCAGCAGGTTCGCCCGCTCGCTGACGTCGGTGAGGGTGAGCGTGCCCGCGCCGAGCTGGCCCAGGGCCTGCACCCCGCAGCCAGCGCCGAGGTCGAGCACCGAGCCCACCGGATCGACCGGGGTGATGTCCAGCAGGGAGCGGGAGGCCCGGCCCACCCCGGGGACGTGCTCCCGGCCCGGGACCCGGGGCCGCATCGAGGCGTCCCGGTCGGAGAGCACCAGCCGCTCCGCCCCGGCGATCCGCACCGGGCGCAGATCCACCCGGGCCCGCTGGCCGCCGGGGCGCGCCTCGAGCAGGCCGGCGTCGAGCAGCCGATCCCGCAGCCCGGCGCCGAGGGCCCCGGCCAGGTCGGCGGGCTGCTCCAGGATGAGCCCGCGCACCGCGGCGACCAGCTCCGGCGCCGCGCCCCCGGCGGCGGCGCGGTCCACCGCCCGGGCCACCGCCGCCGGCTCCGCCCGGTCCAGGGCGGCCAGCCCGGCGGCGCCGAGCAGCCCGGCCAGGCCGGCCGAGGTGTAGCCGATGGCGCGCAGCCGCGCGGCCAGCTCCGGGGCGAGGTCCACCAGCAGGCGCAGCGCGGCCGGGTCGGCGGGGGCGGCCCCGGCGTCCTCCGCGGGCCGGCTCATCGGCCGGCCCCCGGGTCCCCCGGTTCCGGCATGTCGATCACGATGGGGGCGTCGCCGAGGCCCCGGCCGGGTTCGGCGTCCCGGCGCATCGGCGCGTTCGGGGTGCCGCCGGGGTCCTCCGCGGACCGGGCCAGGGCGAGCCGCTCGCGCTCCCGGCGGGCGGCCTCCTCCCGGGCCACGCCCGGCTTGTACACCCGGGGCGCCCGCTTGTCCGCCGGTTCGCCGACGCCGTTGGCGATCACCACCGCGATCCAGGGCATCGGCACGCTGGCGATGGTGAGCACCACCGCCAGCCACTCCACGTGCCACCACATGAACGCCGCGCCGGCGAGCAGCAGCAGCGGGATCCGGGACCACTGCAGGGCCGCGTAGGTGCGCCGCCGGTAGCGGTAGTTGCGCAGCGGCGACGTGCGCGCATCGGTGATGAGCGCCGCTTCCCCCTTGCCGAATCCGTGTTTCGTCGCCATGCCCCGTACCGTACTCGCTGCTCGGGGCGCACCTTTGCCCGCGTCCGGGGATGGGGCACAATCGGGAGCCGTGACCACCCCGTTGAAGACCACCCAGACCATCGAACGCACCGACGTCGACGTCGACGAGTCGACCCGGGACGACACCCCGAAGTTCTTCCACTACGTCAAGAAGGACGCGATCGTGGAGTCCGCCGTCGCCGGCACCCACGTCGTCGCGCTGTGCGGGGAGACCTTCCCGGTGAAGAAGTCCGCCAAGCCGGGCTCGCCGGTGTGCCCGGACTGCGAGCGCATCTACAAGACCCTGCGCAGGAGGTGAGCGGGCTCCGCGCATGGCAGCGGGAGGCCCTCGACCGCTACCTGGAGAACGCGCCGCGGGATTACCTGGCGGTGGCCACCCCGGGGGCGGGCAAGACCACCTTCGCGCTGCGCCTGGCCGCCGAGCTGCTCGCCGCGCGCACCGTGGACCGGGTGTTCGTGGTGGTGCCCACCGAGCACCTGAAGACCCAGTGGGCCCGGGCCGCCGCGGCCGCCGGGATCCAGCTGGACCCGGCGTTCAGCAACACCGGCGGCGTGCTCAACCCCTCCTACCACGGCATCGTCGTCACCTACGCCCAGGTGGCGGTGCACCCGGCCAAGCACCGGGTGCTCGCCACCTCCCGGCGCACCCTGGTGATCCTCGACGAGGTGCACCACGGCGGGGACGCGCGCAGCTGGGGCGACGGCATCGCCGAGGCCTACGGGGCGGTCACCCGTCGGCTCTGCCTCACCGGCACCCCCTTCCGCAGCGACGACGCCGCGATCCCCTTCGTCCGCTACGTCGAGGACGCCGAGGGCCACCGGGTCTCCGCCGCCGACTACACCTACGGCTACCGGGAGGCGCTGCGCGATGGGGTGGTGCGCCCGGTGGTCTTCCTCGCCTACTCCGGCCAGGCCCGCTGGCGGGACTCCGCCGGGGAGGAGTTCGCCGCCCGGCTCGGCGAGATCCTCAGCCCGGAGGAGACCACCCGGGCCTGGCGCACCGCCCTGGACCCCTCCGGGGACTGGATCCCGGCGGTGCTGCGCGCCGCGCACACCCGGCTCACCCAGATGCGCCGGGAGGTGCCCGACGCCGGCGGGCTGGTGATCGCCTCCGACGCGAAGAGCGCCCGGGCCTACCGGCGGATCCTGGAGGGGCTGTCCGGCACCCCGGTGGCCCTGGTGCTCTCCGACGAGGAGGGCAGCTCCGAGCGGATCGCCGCCTTCGCGGAATCCACCGACGAGTGGATGGTGGCGGTGCGGATGGTCTCCGAGGGCGTGGACGTGCCCCGGCTGGCCGTGGGCGTCTACGCCACCAGCGCCTCCACCCCGCTGTTCTTCGCCCAGGCGGTGGGCCGCTTCGTGCGCTCCCGGCGGCCGGGGGAGACCGCCTCGGTGTTCCTGCCCTCGGTGCCGGTGCTGCTGGACCTGGCCAGCCAGATGGAGGCCCAGCGCAACCATGTGCTGGGCAAACCGCACCGCGCCGACGAGGGCTGGGACGATGACCTGGTCGCGGAGGCCAACCGGCGCGCCGACGAGCCCGATGACCTGCCCGCCTACGAGTCCCTGGGCGCCGACGCGGAGCTGGACTACCTCATCTACGACGGCTCCTCCTACGGCACCGCCACCGTCGCCGGCTCCCCGGAGGAGGCCGACTACCTGGGCCTGCCGGGGCTGCTGGACCCGGAGCAGATGCGGCTGCTGCTGCAGCGCCGCCAGGCCGAGCAGCTCGACGCCGCCGAGCGCGCCGCCGCCGGGCCCGGGGCCGGCGCCGACGCCCCGGCGGTGCCGCCGCCGCCCGGGGCCGGCTCCGGGTCGCCGGCGGTGCCCCCGCCGCCGGGGGCGGCGGCCCCCGCGGCGGGCGCGGCCGGCGGGTTCGCCGCGATGAGCGAGGACCTGCCCCGGCTGCGCAAGGAGCTCAACACCCTGGTGTCGATGACCGCGGCGCGCACCGGCCGGCCGCATGGCCAGATCCACAACGAGATCCGGGCCCGCTGCGGGGGCCCGCCCACGGCGATGTGCACCGCCGAGCAGCTGCGCACGCGGATCTCGGTGCTGCGCAGCTGGTGACCCGGGCCGGGGGTGCGCCGCGGCGCCGGGTAGCCTGAACCCGGCAAGCCCGACCACCGAGAAGAGTAGGAGCCCCCCATGGCCGACCAGGACCCCGCCGGCTACGGACCCGACGGCATCGACGGCGCCGGGGTGGGCCGCAACCTCGGCCTGGCCGCCCTGGTGCTCGGCATCGGCGGCCT containing:
- a CDS encoding DUF3099 domain-containing protein, whose amino-acid sequence is MATKHGFGKGEAALITDARTSPLRNYRYRRRTYAALQWSRIPLLLLAGAAFMWWHVEWLAVVLTIASVPMPWIAVVIANGVGEPADKRAPRVYKPGVAREEAARRERERLALARSAEDPGGTPNAPMRRDAEPGRGLGDAPIVIDMPEPGDPGAGR
- a CDS encoding DUF3039 domain-containing protein, yielding MTTPLKTTQTIERTDVDVDESTRDDTPKFFHYVKKDAIVESAVAGTHVVALCGETFPVKKSAKPGSPVCPDCERIYKTLRRR
- a CDS encoding DEAD/DEAH box helicase; this encodes MSGLRAWQREALDRYLENAPRDYLAVATPGAGKTTFALRLAAELLAARTVDRVFVVVPTEHLKTQWARAAAAAGIQLDPAFSNTGGVLNPSYHGIVVTYAQVAVHPAKHRVLATSRRTLVILDEVHHGGDARSWGDGIAEAYGAVTRRLCLTGTPFRSDDAAIPFVRYVEDAEGHRVSAADYTYGYREALRDGVVRPVVFLAYSGQARWRDSAGEEFAARLGEILSPEETTRAWRTALDPSGDWIPAVLRAAHTRLTQMRREVPDAGGLVIASDAKSARAYRRILEGLSGTPVALVLSDEEGSSERIAAFAESTDEWMVAVRMVSEGVDVPRLAVGVYATSASTPLFFAQAVGRFVRSRRPGETASVFLPSVPVLLDLASQMEAQRNHVLGKPHRADEGWDDDLVAEANRRADEPDDLPAYESLGADAELDYLIYDGSSYGTATVAGSPEEADYLGLPGLLDPEQMRLLLQRRQAEQLDAAERAAAGPGAGADAPAVPPPPGAGSGSPAVPPPPGAAAPAAGAAGGFAAMSEDLPRLRKELNTLVSMTAARTGRPHGQIHNEIRARCGGPPTAMCTAEQLRTRISVLRSW